Proteins found in one Calditrichota bacterium genomic segment:
- a CDS encoding TdeIII family type II restriction endonuclease: MPITDSQIREISNLLKCKITDKLREYSPETQAMPFHVRLLGRDRMALYSFIHSIINGVILL, encoded by the coding sequence ATGCCTATTACTGATTCGCAAATACGAGAAATATCTAATCTTCTAAAGTGCAAGATCACGGATAAGCTTCGTGAATATTCGCCTGAAACACAAGCAATGCCATTTCATGTTCGGCTTCTTGGTAGGGATCGAATGGCTCTTTATTCGTTTATCCATTCTATTATTAATGGGGTCATTTTATTATAG